atttgaaaagctttattataatttaaatttaaatttattggctatttaaaaagcatttataataaaaataggTTTATTGAATTTACTTATTCGCATTTGAAATTCACGTGTTGCAGTAAAGCATTCATGTACTCTTCACGAgaataatttctaaaattttaccgattattctaatttttttctcccccttttttgcttttttaGCTTCAAATAatccttttttataacgTTTTAGATTATATATATCCATTTCTTCACAATTGAGTATTcttgaaaataaaagagCGATATTTGTATTTCTTGTCTCCATCCTCTTGTTGATGATTCTATTCCAGCTTTCTGCATTGTTAGAAGTCCGagaaatttcattttttaccctATCAAATACATTCcgaaaatttatattggcGACAGATCTCCCACCATTATCTTCTCTTTTTACATGGGAaactaaataattattttcaaagTATAACTGAAAGTTAGCTGTGGTTGTAATTGAATTATcttgtataaatttcttgATATCTTCATAAAAAACTGGAACATCTCGTCTTGGCACAAAAGCTAATCTAAGAATCCttttgaatattatattatagttagaatcatttttaaacttttttatgtcCCCCATTGCCCCGACTCTTTTATAGGCTGCCTGTCCAAGATGAAACAAGCATCCATTACAGTTTGCTTCAGGGAAAGAACTTCGTAATGCTTTCACCAATCCTCTCTCA
The genomic region above belongs to Vairimorpha necatrix chromosome 3, complete sequence and contains:
- a CDS encoding MULE domain-containing protein gives rise to the protein MNEQNEIVKKVIHSHELVPGKSERSYSRAFDKYKKLVTMNLENFVTDFERGLVKALRSSFPEANCNGCLFHLGQAAYKRVGAMGDIKKFKNDSNYNIIFKRILRLAFVPRRDVPVFYEDIKKFIQDNSITTTANFQLYFENNYLVSHVKREDNGGRSVANINFRNVFDRVKNEISRTSNNAESWNRIINKRMETRNTNIALLFSRILNCEEMDIYNLKRYKKGLFEAKKAKKGEKKIRIIGKILEIILVKST